Proteins from one Nakamurella multipartita DSM 44233 genomic window:
- a CDS encoding SulP family inorganic anion transporter — protein sequence MTPLLGGAGQFRSYRRSWLSRDVLAGLTVAAYLVPQVMAYAEVAGLPPVVGLWAIIGPLAIYAFVGSSRQLSVGPESTTALMTAVVLMPLAAGDPVRYASLAATLALLTGAICLLGRLLRLGFLADLLSKPVLIGYMAGVAVIMIVGQLAKVTGVPVSGDDLLGEMASFVRGIDQIRWPTVILSLALVLTLFAFQHFAPRLPGPLITVVLAAAVVALFSLGEHGIDVVGAVPVGLPTPALPGLGMDSLSVLAIPAVGVAFVGYTDNVLTARAFALKQNQSIDANQEWLALGLANASSSVFHGFPVSSSGSRTAIAAAVGARTQLYSLVAMVVVLVTLLAAGPLLAVFPRPALGALVVYAAVKLIDGPELRRIAAFRKSELVTTVAVIGLGVIVGVVVAIALSVVDLLRRVARPHDGILGYVPGVAGMHDVDDYPSAQCVPGLVVYRYDAPLCFANAEDFRHRALAAVEVGGNGAGGERVQWFIMNAEANVGIDITAADTLGQLAAELDRRGIVFAMARVKQDLLADLDAIGFVGQIGSQRIYPTLPTAVEGYLTWYRTSHGQLPQGVHQSPLPTDPLA from the coding sequence CTGACACCGCTGCTGGGCGGTGCCGGGCAGTTCCGCAGCTATCGGCGGAGCTGGCTGTCCCGGGACGTCCTGGCCGGACTGACCGTCGCGGCCTACCTGGTCCCGCAGGTGATGGCCTACGCCGAGGTCGCCGGCCTGCCGCCGGTGGTCGGGCTGTGGGCGATCATCGGCCCGCTGGCGATCTACGCGTTCGTCGGTTCCTCGCGCCAGCTCTCGGTCGGACCGGAGTCGACCACCGCTTTGATGACAGCGGTGGTGCTCATGCCGTTGGCGGCCGGTGACCCGGTGCGGTACGCCTCGCTGGCCGCCACCCTGGCCCTGCTCACCGGCGCCATCTGCCTACTCGGGCGACTGCTGCGGCTGGGGTTCCTGGCCGATCTGCTGTCCAAACCGGTGCTGATCGGCTACATGGCCGGCGTTGCCGTGATCATGATCGTGGGCCAGCTGGCGAAGGTCACCGGGGTGCCGGTCAGCGGTGACGATCTCCTCGGCGAGATGGCCTCGTTCGTCCGCGGCATCGACCAGATCCGTTGGCCGACAGTCATTCTGTCCCTGGCGTTGGTGCTGACCCTGTTCGCGTTCCAGCACTTCGCCCCCCGCCTACCCGGTCCGCTGATCACCGTCGTCCTGGCCGCCGCGGTCGTCGCGCTGTTCTCGTTGGGCGAGCACGGCATCGACGTGGTGGGCGCGGTCCCGGTCGGCCTGCCGACCCCGGCGCTGCCCGGCCTGGGCATGGACAGCCTGTCCGTGCTGGCCATCCCGGCGGTCGGCGTGGCCTTCGTCGGTTACACCGACAATGTCCTGACCGCGCGTGCTTTCGCCCTCAAGCAGAACCAGTCGATCGACGCCAACCAGGAGTGGTTGGCCCTCGGCCTGGCCAATGCCTCGTCGTCGGTGTTCCACGGCTTCCCGGTGAGCTCGAGCGGCAGCCGGACCGCGATCGCCGCCGCGGTCGGCGCGCGGACCCAGCTGTACTCGCTGGTCGCCATGGTCGTGGTGCTGGTGACCCTATTGGCCGCCGGTCCCCTGCTGGCCGTGTTCCCTCGGCCGGCGCTGGGTGCGCTGGTCGTCTACGCCGCGGTGAAACTGATCGACGGTCCGGAGTTGCGACGGATTGCCGCGTTCCGCAAGAGCGAGTTGGTCACCACGGTCGCCGTGATCGGCCTGGGCGTCATCGTCGGCGTCGTGGTGGCCATCGCCCTGTCGGTCGTCGACCTGCTCCGCCGGGTGGCTCGGCCCCATGACGGGATCCTGGGCTACGTGCCCGGGGTCGCCGGCATGCACGACGTCGATGACTACCCCTCCGCGCAGTGCGTTCCGGGCCTGGTCGTCTACCGCTACGACGCCCCGCTGTGCTTCGCCAACGCCGAGGACTTCCGGCATCGGGCGCTGGCCGCCGTCGAGGTCGGCGGGAACGGGGCCGGTGGCGAACGGGTCCAGTGGTTCATCATGAACGCCGAGGCGAACGTGGGGATCGACATCACGGCCGCGGACACGCTCGGTCAGCTGGCCGCCGAACTGGACCGGCGCGGCATCGTCTTCGCGATGGCTCGGGTCAAGCAGGACCTGCTCGCCGACCTGGACGCGATCGGCTTCGTGGGCCAGATCGGCTCGCAGCGCATCTATCCCACCTTGCCGACGGCGGTGGAGGGTTACCTGACCTGGTACCGGACCAGCCACGGGCAGCTGCCGCAGGGTGTGCACCAGTCTCCGTTGCCGACCGACCCGCTCGCCTGA
- a CDS encoding inorganic phosphate transporter: MTTTMLLVALVVGTALFFDFTNGFHDSANAMATSVATGALRPRVAVLIAAVLNVAGAFLSTAVAKTISGGIVDDALVTPTMIFAGLAAAILWNLVTWLFGLPSSSSHALFGGLIGAVLVGAGLSGVNFSVVVSKILLPAIAAPVIAALAAGLATMVIYRLVAHTEDGPAAGWFRRAQTVSASLVALSHGTSDGQKTMGVITLVLITAGYQASGTGPQLWVIASAGVAIGLGTLSGGWRIMRTMGRGIVDIRSPQGFAAETASATAILASSHLGFGLSTTQVCSGSIVGTGVGRRPVEVRWSTARRIVYGWLLTLPAAAVVGALAAAVALSGPVGVLVVLALLILGSVGIYAVSRRAPVSSGTVNDSTEVRISAAGDRTGGSDPLDAVGTGRP, from the coding sequence ATGACAACAACGATGTTGCTGGTTGCGCTGGTCGTCGGAACGGCGCTGTTCTTCGACTTCACCAATGGCTTTCACGACAGCGCCAATGCCATGGCCACCTCGGTCGCTACCGGTGCGCTTCGACCCCGGGTCGCGGTGCTGATCGCCGCGGTGCTCAACGTCGCCGGGGCCTTTCTGTCCACCGCCGTGGCCAAGACCATCTCCGGCGGCATCGTCGACGACGCCCTGGTCACCCCGACGATGATCTTCGCGGGCCTGGCCGCCGCCATCCTGTGGAACCTGGTGACCTGGCTGTTCGGGCTGCCGTCCAGTTCCTCGCACGCGTTGTTCGGCGGGTTGATCGGCGCCGTGCTGGTCGGCGCCGGCCTGTCCGGGGTCAACTTCTCCGTCGTGGTGTCCAAGATCCTGCTGCCGGCGATCGCGGCCCCGGTTATCGCCGCGCTCGCGGCCGGCCTGGCCACGATGGTGATCTACCGGCTGGTGGCGCACACCGAGGACGGCCCGGCGGCCGGATGGTTCCGGCGGGCCCAGACCGTCTCGGCGTCCCTGGTGGCCCTGTCCCACGGCACCAGCGACGGGCAGAAGACCATGGGGGTCATCACCCTGGTCCTGATCACGGCCGGCTACCAGGCGTCGGGTACCGGCCCGCAGTTGTGGGTGATCGCCAGTGCCGGAGTGGCGATCGGCCTGGGCACCCTGTCCGGCGGCTGGCGGATCATGCGGACGATGGGCCGCGGCATCGTCGACATCCGCTCCCCCCAGGGCTTCGCCGCCGAGACCGCCTCGGCCACTGCTATTCTCGCCTCGTCGCACCTGGGCTTCGGCCTGTCCACCACCCAGGTCTGCTCCGGCTCGATCGTGGGCACCGGAGTGGGCCGCCGGCCGGTCGAGGTGCGCTGGTCGACCGCCCGCCGCATCGTCTACGGGTGGCTGCTGACCCTGCCGGCGGCGGCCGTGGTCGGCGCGCTGGCGGCCGCGGTGGCGCTGTCCGGCCCGGTGGGCGTGCTGGTCGTGCTGGCGCTGCTGATCCTCGGATCGGTGGGCATCTACGCCGTGTCCCGGCGGGCCCCGGTGTCCAGCGGCACGGTCAACGACTCGACCGAGGTCCGGATCAGTGCCGCCGGTGACCGAACGGGTGGGAGCGACCCCCTGGACGCCGTCGGAACGGGTCGGCCATGA
- a CDS encoding 2TM domain-containing protein → MADTLNQFHSEEAALRQVALGRLKKQSDFWLHLMIYLMVNGFLVVIWAMTGVPFFWPVFPIFGWGIGVAANAWDVFLRHEPTEAQLQREMARLRAMDSAA, encoded by the coding sequence ATGGCTGACACGCTCAACCAGTTCCACTCCGAGGAAGCGGCCCTGCGCCAGGTCGCGCTGGGCCGTTTGAAGAAGCAGTCGGACTTCTGGTTGCACCTGATGATCTACCTGATGGTGAACGGCTTCCTGGTCGTGATCTGGGCGATGACCGGGGTTCCCTTCTTCTGGCCAGTGTTCCCCATCTTCGGCTGGGGCATCGGCGTCGCGGCCAACGCCTGGGACGTCTTCCTGCGCCACGAACCGACCGAAGCCCAGCTGCAGCGGGAGATGGCCCGGTTGCGGGCGATGGACAGCGCCGCCTGA
- a CDS encoding DUF1918 domain-containing protein encodes MKAQPGDWLVVHSHIEGRHDRRAEILATGPDGEPPFTVRWTDDEHEGLFFPGPDSQILTPAEQAAHARAEAELIDRVQATIGRTTTDR; translated from the coding sequence ATGAAGGCACAACCCGGCGACTGGCTCGTCGTGCACAGCCACATCGAGGGACGGCACGACCGCCGGGCCGAGATCCTGGCGACCGGACCCGACGGCGAGCCGCCGTTCACCGTGCGCTGGACCGATGACGAGCACGAGGGGCTGTTCTTCCCCGGACCGGATTCGCAGATCCTGACGCCGGCCGAGCAGGCGGCCCACGCACGGGCCGAGGCCGAGTTGATCGACCGGGTGCAGGCCACCATCGGCCGGACGACGACCGACCGGTAG
- a CDS encoding acyltransferase family protein, with translation MLTSGVVELLAAFGLAPLFLVAGLLAAGSLGRRGPGRYAAARLLRLGLPAVFYVLLVDPMLRWWVASGQGDDRPLLAWLTDWTGGRGLGPMWFVVALLGFSLIYAGWRRLRPVGPSRPSELSMSRLLTLAAGIAALDLLTWPRVPDTVARYWDFEWPHWQAAAGVFVLGVLAGERRWFRAPSRLLLRVCGCLSLVALTGLAGLPALSVQPGNTEIPPGSWQVVIMAGLDGLTVVLAMVWLVDRLQRHQVGRSPLLAVGARSSYGAYLVHPVVLVGLSLALRSATWAPEAKLVVVVAIGVPVSFLIGGLGNRLAATVRAGSGTHRPRAGRRPASTGGRGHALLPGDGPGAGAALGSGSSKSSPKKWLSGRSGPNALWLAGCDGQDSTMTTYPIVVRESAPHYAATRTATLAVTELPGWLGQTYRQVAMSLGTHRQYPADGPFARYHRLPDGRFQVTAGFPVAERPVGDGDVIAEWVPGSRVAVLQYAGDYGSMEPAYRALSEWLSTHDAVAVGDPYEVYRSDPQSDPNPATRRTDIVQPFVPAASSAADRN, from the coding sequence GTGCTGACCAGTGGGGTTGTCGAGCTTCTGGCCGCATTCGGTCTGGCCCCGCTGTTCCTGGTCGCCGGGTTGCTGGCGGCCGGGTCGCTGGGCCGGCGCGGTCCGGGCCGATACGCCGCGGCCCGGCTGCTCAGGCTCGGTCTGCCGGCCGTCTTCTACGTGCTACTGGTGGACCCGATGCTGCGCTGGTGGGTGGCCAGCGGGCAGGGCGATGATCGCCCGCTGCTGGCCTGGCTGACCGACTGGACCGGCGGGCGAGGCTTGGGCCCGATGTGGTTCGTCGTTGCCCTGCTGGGCTTCTCGCTGATCTATGCCGGCTGGCGCCGGCTGCGGCCGGTCGGCCCCAGCCGGCCGAGTGAGCTGTCGATGAGCCGGCTGCTGACCCTCGCCGCCGGGATCGCCGCGCTCGATCTGCTCACCTGGCCCCGGGTGCCGGACACCGTCGCCCGTTACTGGGATTTCGAATGGCCGCACTGGCAGGCGGCCGCCGGCGTGTTCGTCCTGGGGGTGCTGGCCGGTGAGCGGCGCTGGTTTCGGGCGCCGTCCCGATTGCTGCTGCGGGTCTGCGGATGTCTGTCACTGGTCGCCCTGACCGGCCTGGCCGGGCTGCCAGCCCTGTCCGTGCAACCCGGGAACACCGAGATTCCGCCCGGCTCCTGGCAGGTCGTGATCATGGCCGGGCTGGACGGATTGACCGTGGTGCTGGCGATGGTCTGGCTGGTCGACCGGCTGCAGCGGCACCAGGTGGGCCGCTCGCCACTGCTGGCCGTCGGGGCGCGGAGCTCCTACGGGGCCTACCTGGTCCACCCGGTGGTGCTCGTCGGCCTGTCCCTGGCGCTGCGGTCGGCGACCTGGGCGCCGGAGGCCAAACTGGTCGTGGTGGTGGCGATCGGGGTGCCGGTCTCGTTCCTCATCGGTGGCCTGGGGAACCGGCTGGCCGCAACCGTGCGCGCTGGATCGGGCACCCACCGGCCGCGGGCCGGACGGCGCCCGGCCTCGACCGGCGGCCGCGGTCACGCTCTGCTCCCCGGCGATGGGCCCGGGGCCGGAGCGGCTTTGGGTTCCGGATCCTCCAAGAGCTCGCCGAAAAAATGGTTGTCCGGCAGATCGGGACCAAATGCTCTGTGGCTGGCCGGCTGTGACGGCCAGGATTCGACCATGACGACCTATCCCATCGTGGTGCGGGAGAGCGCACCTCACTACGCGGCGACCAGGACGGCGACGCTGGCCGTCACCGAGCTGCCGGGCTGGCTCGGTCAGACCTACCGCCAGGTCGCGATGTCCCTGGGCACGCACCGCCAGTACCCGGCGGACGGCCCGTTCGCCCGGTACCACCGGCTGCCGGACGGGCGCTTCCAGGTGACGGCCGGATTCCCGGTAGCCGAACGACCGGTCGGGGACGGCGACGTCATCGCCGAATGGGTTCCGGGTAGCCGGGTCGCGGTGCTGCAGTACGCCGGCGACTACGGCTCGATGGAGCCGGCCTACCGGGCCCTGTCGGAGTGGCTGAGCACGCACGACGCGGTCGCCGTCGGCGACCCGTACGAGGTCTACCGCAGCGACCCGCAGTCCGACCCGAACCCGGCGACCCGACGCACTGACATCGTGCAGCCGTTCGTGCCGGCCGCATCATCGGCGGCTGACCGCAACTGA
- a CDS encoding phosphoribosyltransferase: MSAAMDKVLFRDRSEAGRRLAERLLGLAGPRVVVVGLPRGGVPVAYEVADALGAPLDVIVVRKLGVPHQPELAMGAIGEDGARVVNERVRRLSGVAPEQLEEVERGERAELVRRCQQLRGGHRPVALTGRIVLVIDDGIATGATARAACQVARARGAARVVFAAPVGPARVTPADLDADEVICLAQPAAYHSVGQAYLDFRPTSDQEVARLLALAATGSAAGAAPGDRPTHEAEVVVTAGPVQLPGHLTLPQHSPGVVVFAHGSGSSRHSPRNRFVAAALNTHGIATLLVDLLTPDEEADRRLVFDIDLLAERLLGITRWLGEQPETAALRVGYFGASTGAAAALWAAAEPSTRIAAVVSRGGRPDLAGPRLTGVRAPTLLIVGGHDTQVLGLNRDAQAQMTCPTRLDIVPGATHLFAEPGALAAVAELAAGWFADYLINAPA; this comes from the coding sequence ATGTCAGCTGCCATGGACAAGGTCCTGTTCCGGGACCGGTCCGAAGCCGGACGCCGGCTTGCCGAGCGCCTGCTGGGCCTTGCCGGTCCCCGGGTGGTCGTCGTCGGCCTGCCGCGCGGTGGGGTGCCGGTGGCCTACGAGGTGGCCGATGCCCTGGGCGCCCCGCTGGACGTGATCGTCGTCCGCAAACTCGGTGTGCCGCATCAGCCCGAACTGGCCATGGGCGCGATCGGGGAGGACGGCGCCCGGGTCGTCAACGAGCGGGTGCGGCGGCTCAGCGGGGTGGCCCCGGAACAGCTCGAAGAGGTGGAGCGGGGCGAACGCGCCGAACTGGTGCGGCGATGCCAGCAGCTCCGGGGCGGCCACCGGCCGGTCGCTCTCACCGGGCGCATCGTGCTGGTGATCGACGACGGCATCGCGACCGGAGCCACCGCCCGCGCCGCGTGTCAGGTCGCCCGCGCCCGAGGGGCGGCCAGAGTGGTCTTCGCCGCGCCGGTCGGCCCGGCCCGGGTCACTCCCGCCGATCTGGACGCCGACGAGGTGATCTGCCTGGCCCAGCCGGCGGCCTACCACTCGGTCGGCCAGGCCTACCTGGACTTTCGCCCCACCTCCGACCAGGAGGTCGCCCGGTTGCTGGCCCTGGCCGCCACCGGTTCCGCGGCCGGAGCCGCGCCAGGTGACCGGCCCACTCACGAGGCCGAGGTCGTCGTAACCGCCGGCCCGGTGCAGTTGCCCGGGCACCTGACCTTGCCGCAGCACAGTCCCGGCGTCGTGGTTTTCGCGCACGGCAGCGGCAGTTCGCGGCACAGTCCGCGCAATCGATTCGTCGCCGCCGCGCTCAACACGCACGGCATCGCAACGCTGCTGGTCGACCTGCTCACCCCGGACGAGGAAGCCGACCGGCGGCTCGTGTTCGACATCGACCTGCTCGCCGAGCGGCTCCTGGGCATCACCCGGTGGCTGGGTGAACAACCCGAGACCGCGGCCCTGCGCGTGGGCTACTTCGGCGCCAGTACCGGTGCGGCCGCCGCCCTGTGGGCGGCCGCCGAACCGTCGACCCGGATTGCCGCCGTCGTCTCCCGCGGCGGCCGGCCCGACCTGGCCGGGCCTCGGCTGACCGGGGTGAGGGCCCCGACCCTGTTGATCGTCGGCGGGCACGACACCCAGGTGCTCGGGCTCAACCGGGACGCCCAGGCCCAGATGACCTGTCCGACGCGCCTGGACATCGTGCCCGGCGCGACTCATCTGTTCGCGGAACCGGGGGCGCTGGCCGCGGTCGCGGAGCTGGCCGCCGGCTGGTTCGCCGACTACCTGATCAACGCGCCGGCGTGA
- a CDS encoding peptidoglycan-binding domain-containing protein, which translates to MRRTSRAIIAALLIGLAVVVVAPSAWAGPPTAAGELVVTVSATHRSAVPAVGTWPVLSHGVANSAVTVRSLQYLLNAHASCLAVDGVFGPRTTAAVRNFQARHALVVDGIVGPQTWTALLVTIRRGSVGPAVQAFQDQMNARAVAAGQAPFLAVDGIFGPKTESAVYYFQNRLADYWGTTVDGIVGPQTWQPTISNVLPRG; encoded by the coding sequence ATGAGGAGAACGTCGCGAGCCATCATCGCGGCCCTGCTGATCGGTCTCGCCGTCGTCGTCGTCGCACCGAGCGCCTGGGCCGGCCCGCCGACCGCGGCCGGTGAGCTCGTCGTCACGGTCTCGGCTACGCACCGGTCGGCCGTGCCGGCGGTCGGCACCTGGCCAGTGCTGTCCCACGGGGTCGCCAATTCCGCGGTGACCGTCCGTTCATTGCAGTACTTGCTCAACGCCCACGCCTCTTGCCTGGCCGTCGACGGCGTCTTCGGTCCCCGGACCACGGCCGCGGTGCGGAACTTCCAGGCCCGCCATGCCTTGGTGGTGGACGGCATTGTCGGCCCGCAAACCTGGACGGCCCTGTTGGTCACCATCCGCCGAGGCAGTGTCGGGCCGGCCGTGCAGGCGTTCCAGGATCAGATGAACGCGCGCGCGGTCGCGGCCGGCCAGGCGCCCTTCCTTGCGGTCGACGGCATTTTCGGTCCCAAGACCGAATCGGCCGTGTACTACTTCCAGAACCGGTTGGCCGACTACTGGGGAACGACTGTGGACGGCATCGTCGGCCCGCAGACCTGGCAGCCGACGATCAGCAACGTGTTGCCGCGCGGCTGA